The sequence below is a genomic window from Canis aureus isolate CA01 chromosome 11, VMU_Caureus_v.1.0, whole genome shotgun sequence.
GTGAACCCGCCTCCTCTTCCgttttctcttcccctcccccaccagaagCCCGTCTTCCGGTCCCTAACTGAGGCTCCACCCCTTCCGCTGTGCCGTCTCCCGCCATCCCCATTGGTGGGAAATCCAAGCCACCCCTCAAGCTGCGGAGAGAAGCGTTCCGGGTTGCCTGTCCCCGGAAGTGACGTTAGAAAGGCCCTCCCCCCGGAAGTGACGAAGGGCGTGCCCTTGACTGGCGGGGAGGGCCGGGCAGTGAGTGCATCCCTCCGCTCGGGCTGCAGGGAGGTAGGAGGCTCGTGGGGGTGGCTCGAGGCGGTGTCGCGGCGGAGACACGCTCCGGGCCTTCTCCTCCGCTGGCCGGCGGCCGAGCGGGCGGAGGCCCCGGGCGGCGGGGGGACCTGCCCCCCGCGGAGCCGGGATCCCCGGTGGCGTCGGACTCCGTCCGTCAGACACGTCCCTTGGTTTTTAGGACCCCACACTCCCTCCTGTTGCCGAGCCCCTTCGTTCCCCTCGAGCTGTTGCGATTCCTCTCCTGATCCTTGGACAACCCCCTTTCCCCTTAATTTCCCGTTAGAAGGCCTCCTAAACGAGTGATAGAGAGTTGCAGACGGCCTTGGGTTCCAGTGTTGACGCTCCTTTAGTAGTTGGGTTGGTTGCGCGCGCAGCCCGGGCTCGTCGCCGGGGTAGGGCCCGGCTGCCCGCGGGTGACCCCGGGGGACGGGCGCGCGGGCGCGGGAGGGCGCGGCTGCCCTTGCCCCAGCAGGGGCTCCACCAGCGGAGCTCCCGCCCTCCCTTCTGATCCAGTCCCGTCCATATCCCGACTGCTTTTTGATTGCCAGCCCAGTGTTCCTGTCCTGGTGTAGGATTGCTTCTGCTTTTTGATTCTGATGCTTCGCTTAACCTCTACTCTCAAAATCTTATATGTCATTTCTTGGCATTTTTGTTCAGGCCCGGAAATCCTGAGGCGCCCCTCTCCCCCCAGGACCACCCAAATAACCTTTCTTTTCCTGGTGAATTGGCTTCCCGAactttctgcctttccccctcaCAGATGGCTCAGCGACTTCTCCTGAGGAGGTTCCTGGCCTCCGTCATCTCCAGGAAGCCCCCTCAGGGTCGATGGGCACCTCTCACCTGCAGGGCCCTGCCGTGCAGCCCTGGTCACCTGACAGCAACACCCACCCAAGCCCGGTCAATATACACCACCAGAGTCTGCACAACGACCTTCAACATCCAGGATGGACCTGACTTTCAAGACCGAGTTGTCAACAGCGAAACACCAGTGGTTGTGGACTTCCATGCACAGTGAGTCCTGGGGGTCAGCAGAAGAACGTGGTGCTACTTGTTCAGGAATTtgagtagggacacctgggtggctcagtggttgagcatccgccttcggctcaggtcgtgatcctaggtcctgggatggagtctccctgtgaggagcctgcttctccctctgcctgtgtctctgcttctgtctttgtctctcatgaataaacaattaaatcttaaaaaaaaaaaagtgatttattgAGTAGCTGTCATGTCTCAGTCCCACGTCTGATGCTTCACGTGCATAGTCTCATTACAAAGACGGGTAAGACCCAGTCCTGGCTCTCAGAGATGGAGTGTAGTCTGATAGGACACAGACCAGTCAACAGTCTTTAGAGCTCACTGTCACTGGAGCAAGCTGAGAAACACTCATGTTCTGTGTCTTGCTGCCCAAATGGCTGAGAGTCCCCCTTCAGCTTGGACCAAAGCAAGAAAAATAGGACTAACTATCTCATTTTCTGGCTTTGGGTGTATACCAGTTCCTGACCCTGCGGATGAGTTGATTTTTAACATCTTGCCACCAAAACTGGGAAGGGCTGGCAAAAAGTTATCAGTGGCACCACAGTGGTGCCCAAGCACGCAGGGGATGGGCAGGGTTTTCTTTTCAGTGCTGTATGTAAGTTTGTTGTAGGGGTAGTTCAATGCTTATAGCCACCTGATTGTTAGCTTGGCCTTTTTCATTTCTGGACTTTGGGTCCCGACTAGCCACCTAGCTACAAAAGAACTTGGACAAACCCCTCAGATTGAGGCATCCTGGTGTAGCCTGGGTTAGACGTTGGGAGGCCTTCTGGGCAAATCTCTGACagattgttttgctttctttcctgttctttctctcactcaccaTGTTGCCTTGGGCTGGCCATTGATGTCCTCATGCCTCCCTTTCTTCACTTATAATAGGAGATGAGGTGTTGCAAATTTGTGAGTTCATTAATTGAAATCTCTGAATGTAAAGCGTTTTAAAGGCTGAGACTAAAATAACCATCATGGGCCGGGGGTTCATGGCAGGCAGAGCCTTCTCCCATCCTGGTATAGTGAGCACTCCAGAGAGGACTTCCAAAATGAATGATAAATGGGATTatgcctcattttcttctctgacaAAGTAAGATGTGAGTTTGTTCATTCAGTGCCCGGCACTATCCATACCACCTGTCCTCACAGGGCTCACCACCCAGAGGGGAGCACCTGTGATCGGTGCAGTGCTAACAGCTgacccagggcctgggggaggacACAGGATAACCCAGTGATGAAAGAAGACATTTGGAACGCAACACCAGCCTCTAACCAGCTCTGGGACCTTGCCATGAGTTCCTTAACTTGTAGGATCCTTCATTTCTTAGGAAGGTGTTTTCCTTTGTGGGGTTGAGGGTTCTGGGCAGTAAAAGGTGAGAAGATCCCAGCATAGCGACGAGCATGTTGTAGACTCCCCCTGGCACTGGCTTCTCCCTGTAGTTCTGGGTCCATGAGGTTGTCTGAAATAACTCCACAGCCTCATCACTGCTTTGAGAGACATAAtctcatttattcaaaagaggaaactgagactctagAACAGTCAGCTGGTTGGTGAGGAGTCCCTTTTGGAACCCAAACCTTTTAACTtcaactttcatatttttctgtgcGGTGGTGTATTTCTCTTACGCGTGCTGAAATAACCTTTATCAGCGTCTTCCAATGAGGACTTGTGTTTTAGAAGCCTGGGACCTTTGAAAATCCCCCTGCTGCAGAGTTCTGGCTTTATCATTGGGCATGTCAACGTTACAGGTTAATATTCAAAGGTTGTAAACAGAGCTGACAAGGACAAAATGCCCCTCAGAAAGATGTGGGTCAAAGGAAGGTTCTAGGGAGACAGAAGATGGATTGCTGAGCACTCTTGTGACGAGAtgcttcctttctccccttctgAGGTGGTGTGGCCCGTGCAAGATCCTGGGGCCCAGGTTAGAGAAGGTGGTGGCCAAGCAGCATGGGAAAGTGGTGATGGCCAAGGTGGATATTGATGACCACACAGACCTCGCCCTGGAATATGAGGTATGAATCAGCGGGGAACTGCCGCTGTGCAGCTGGTGTTGGGGGTGCTTGTGACCCTGGGATAGCTGGTGCGGGACATGTCTTGGGGACCACCAGGTAGCCAATAAGGGATGTCTCAGTTTTTTTCTGGAGCTTTCAGGAGTTCAGAGCACTTTGCAGGTGTGACTATATTGGTCCTCTGAGCTGCTTATGTCTCTTCACCACCTTTAGGAAGTGGAATGTATGATCCAAAACACCAGCTTATTCTCTAAGGCTTGGGACATTGATGCATTCCTTCGTTCATATATTCATCCATGCACATATTCATTTGGCAGTTGTGTGGGAgccctgccatgtgccaggcattcatGATTCTGGCACAACAAAGATGAACTCCTTGTGTCAGGCACTCTCAGTCTAGCAAGAGAACAACAGGTAGATCGTTTCACTGTATGGTGAGAAGTGCTGAGAGCAGAGGTGCACAAAGGAAGAAGACACTGATTGTTGGGGTGCAAGGGAAATGCTTCCCATTAGGGGGACCTCTGAGTGGGGCCACGGAGGATGCATGGAGAAGCAACGCCAAGAGCACGGCACACACTGAGACAGGAGGGAGTCTCGTGTGTTTGGTTGGGGGGTGTGTTCATTCAGCAGGTGTGTTTTCTCTTAAATACCAGGTGCTGTTACTTGGTTGTTGATAAGGCAGTGAACGAGGCTGAgaaaatccctgccttcatggagcctgcATTCTAGTATTTTTGATGGGTGGTCGGCACACTTTTTCTCTAAAGGACCAGGTGGAACATACTTGAGGCTTTACAGGGCATTGGTCTCCACTGCACGTACTCAGCTGCCATTGAAAATAGCCAGAGaccgaggtgcctgggtggctcagttggttggatgtctgtctgcctttggctcgggtcatgatcccagggtcttgggattgagccctgcatcgggcggggagtctgctcctccctccccgtcTCCGTGATCTGCTTacttgtgcactctttctctttctttctctctttcaaataaataagtaaagatctttttcttttttttttttttttccttaaaaaaacggaaggggcagccccggtgccacagcggtttagcaccgccttcagcccagggcctgatcctggggttcccggattgagtcccatgtccggctccctgcatggagcctgcttctccctctgcctgtctctgcctctctctttgtctctcatgaataaataaataaaattttttaaaaataaaaataaataaagaatgagggagagggacggaagaaagggggaagagagagaaggaaggaagaaacagccAGAGACAGTATATAAACAAAGGGGCATAGTTGTGtgcaaataaaactttattcacacaAATAGGCAGCAGGCTCAGTTTGGCCCATGGGCCATGGTTCACTGATGCCTGCTTTAGATAACAAGAACAATGggaaaggagcacctgggtggctcagtggctgagcatctgccttctgctcaggtcatgatcccaaggtcctgggatctagtcccgcagggaacctgcttctgcccctctctgtgtgtctctcatgaataaataaataaaatcttaaaaaaaaaaaaaaaaaaactatggggaaaaaataagtcaGGAAAAGGAGATGGGGCTAACCATGGGGCTGGGGagggtttcatttttaaaagggtgGGTGTGGCAGGGACACCTAGCTGGTTCAGTGGCGCATGTGACCGttaatctcggggttgtgagttcacgTGCCATGTTGAATGTAGAgctttagtttaaaaatacataaataaaaataagtaaattaaaaaataaaagcaggcttGGGACGGTCTCCTTGAGAAGCCTGACATctgagcaaagacctgaagggAGTAAGGAAATGACCCAGGCAGCACTTTGGAAGAACaatccatctccctctgtctgtgtctctgcctctgtttctctgtgtctatgaataaataggtaaaatctctttaaaggggtggggggcagccctggtggctcagcggtttggcaccacctgcagcctggggtgtgatcctggagacccgggatcgagtcccgcatcaggttccctgtgtggagcctgcttctccctctgtctgtgtctctgcttctctctctctgtgtctatgaataaataaataaaatctttaaaaaaaaaaaaaaaaaaagaacaacccagGCAGAGCAGATAccaatgcaaaggccctgtggtcaAAGTGAACCCGATTTGCTCATAGAATAGCAGTGCATGTGTGCCCGGAGCAGGGGATGCATGGAGtattggggataccctccagctTTGGAGACCAGAACAGCCGGAGAAAGGGGAGAAGTGCACTGTGGCCAGTAGCCAGCGTGGAAAGCTGAGGAGGGAGTGAGAGCACAGGGGGTGACAGTCGGCCACAGACCGAGGGGAAGGGGTCTGGACAGCCATGCTGAGGATACTGTTATTACAGAGCCGGGGTCATGCCTAGTGTCCCGTCGCCAGATCTGGCTCCCTGGCACATTTGATCTAACTTGGgttcttttttaaatactgaacCAGCTGTTAATGTTTATAACAGAGATTTCATGtcaaaatccagatttctggttCTCTTGAGGTACTTGGACCCGGCCAGCGTGAACCttcatccctccttccttccagtgACCGAAAGAGGGGGCCTGTTCCCTTGTCAGGATTTATAAGTCCAGGCTCGGCTCTCAtgagaccagctcaagtggaggTGCCACCTCCAGCCAGCCCCCGAGGGGCGAGGGTGAGAATAGGCTGGCTGCCTGTTGCACTGGAGTGGGAGTGATCACCCACCCGAACATCAGGCTGCCCCAGCCAGAGGCAAAGCCGCTGGTGACCACTGCATTTGGGAGAGGGGTGTTGCCGAAAGAAGACTATCCGTGGCACTGAGTGACTCAGGGCTGCTTACAAGGGCTTGTCGGGGAGGGATCACTTGATGTTGTTGTGTTAAGTAAACTAtacccccagtgtggggctcaaactcacagacCCAGGATCAAGAACTGtatgccctactgactgagccagctgggtgtcccgaggtgtttttttaaagatctcctGCCGATCtttcggggggtgggggcaatTACTGGCCACTCAGATGCTCCTCCCTTTGTCCTACTTGTCCAAGGCCCACAGGGGCCACGAGGCGGAGCTTAGGGCTGGAGCGGCTAGGACATCCCCGGGGTAACTGGCAGGCATAAGGTGTCTTAGGCCAATTCCTGCCAGCACAGCAGTCAGCCTCAGCCAGTGGGACTCTCAGTGGACACGCCGTGAGCCCCAGCCATATTCCAGGATCTGTGGTTAGCCGGTGCAGATGGCAAGAAGAACCCAGTTCCCTCCAACAGTGGTCACACTGGTGATAAGGTTCCCAAGATCATCCCCACCTGCATTCTAGGGAGCCTGGTGATGTTGGGCTGGCCACCGAGGTCCTGTGATGAGGCCTGGAGAGCGTGTGTTACAGGATTGGCTCCCTCCTTCCGTGCTCTGCAGTCCAGATAGTGTGTCAGTCACACAGGACCTCAGGACAGCTGGGCCCACGTCACCTGGTCCCAGCCCCCTTGTTTTGCCAAGCCCCGGGCGGATGTCACTGCTGTGCTTAAGGACCTCCAGCAAGGGTTTtcctgaccccctcccccagccctttccttccttcacacCTGTACTTTTGGAAGAGAGCCTGAAGGAGATGTTTGAGTTGAGAGATCCCTAGTATCTCCTGAGACAGCTTCCTCCTTTTCCAAGTGTTGGGTGAACATGTGGGAGAAACTGCTTTAAGTTGTATTCAAGGAATTTGGTGCCTCTACCTGAGGTTTCCAGAACACCTCCCCCAAGCCAGGCACACACCCTCTGGGTGAGTCTCCCTCCTCACACACATTCCCCTTGTACCACACTTCTGCTTCAGCTCGTCATCCACCCTAGGACTCCACTGTCTcccaaaggagaaggaagggaaaggctgGGGGCCTCAGGGTTTcagtgtcccccaccccacccccatttgcACACTGCCTTGGCTTGGCCAAATGAaaagctctctcctctctcatctcTTCGTCCCCACTGAATGGCCGGGCATTCCCTGATCGTTCAGACCCTGACAGCTACTGGGGGCAAAGAGCAGATCCAGATGTGGACCTTTGAGCCTTTATGCTTTCCTCTGGGGCTTTTTTGGACTTGACGCTTGGAGCTGTTatgcttttactttttcctcataTATAGAAGGCCTTTAAAAAACGTTAGAAAAACAGCCAGGTAATAAGTAATAAGGGGGAAACGTCACCTGTCATCTTGCCATCCCAACACAATCACTGTCAGGATTTGGGGGAAGTGGTTTAagcttttatttgaatttttttcctcttagtgTTTCATCTAACCTCATAGACATTTCATTGAATAATTATGTTTTGGTGCTAGAAAGTATTGTATTCAATCATTACTATATCCCCCTATTTTGAAAGTATTCTAAATCAGTGCTTCACAATCATGCATATGATCTGGGATGTTGCTTAAAAACAGATGATGgatgattcagtaggtctaggaAGAGCCCAGGATTCTGCTTCTCTACAATCTTCTCTGTGACCACTGCCAGCAGTTTGGAACCAAACATCAAGATGCAAAAGTTTCAAAGTCCTATGCTAGCCTTCTGGGGGCGTGCAAGGGTTCACACCTGCTGGTGTCCATCTCGTGGGTTTGGACAAACGTACAGTGACATGCATCCACCGTTACGGTTTTGTACAGAAGAGTTTCACCATCTTAAAAATCCCCTGTGCCCcaccttttccctccctcctccccttgggcccctggcaaccactgatcttcctactgtctccatagttttgccttttccagaatgtcatatagttggatttgatttttttgtttgtttatttaagtagaCTCCGTGCCAAGCACGGAACGCAGCAAGGgacttgaactcctgaccctgagatcaagacctgagcagagatcaagagtcagacacttaactaaccaagccacacaggtgccccattatttgatttttttaaataattatttcctggggtgcctggctggttcagttagtggcacatgcaactcttgattttggggttgtgagttcaagcccctcattgggtgtggagattacttcaaaaaagaaaatcctaaaaaaagtaataatcatACTCATAACTTTCTCCAAGAATCCTCCTGTGTCCAGAGGCTTCTCATTAGAAGCGTGGAGTCAGCCTTCCCGTGTTTCCCTACGTGGGCTTCCTCGCCCTGCTGGGACTCAGTAGCTCTGAGGCCAGCGTGTGGCAGTTAGACGTCACGGACAGCCGGGCCAGACGGATCCTGTGTCAGACCACAGCTCTGTCACTTAGTCACTCAGCTTTTGTACCTCCGTCTTCTCATGTTGAAAGCCCCACCTTGAGGTGAGAATTCATGAAGTAGAGGATGCAAGTGGTTAGTGTCACCCCTGACACTTGAGGAACCCCCGGTCTAGCAGCCTGGCCGACAGTGATCTTTTCCTTCGCGTCAGCTCTGCACTTAGCTGAGGAGGTTGCCAGCCTGCTGTGACAACTGTCACTGTGTCTGTCCCTCGGTAGGCCCTCACAGAAGGGGAGGACTGAGCAGGACCATCGAGCTCAGTGGCAGTGCGGCCCGAGAGCTGCCAGTTAGTGGGaaccaaccacacacacacactcatcccgCCCTGATTTCTCAGGGTCTCAGGTTCAGCCTCGAAGGCTCCAGGTGGCGTCacagagcaggagaagcagcGCATCCTAACATGTCTGTTCACCTTTCCTCCAGCCACTCAGTCCCCTTGGTGCTGCTAGAGTTCAGAGGGAAGCAGCATTCTTGCTCCACCACGGCCCCCTCACACTCAGATCACATTCCAGAGGAATGCGCCAGGGACCTGTGCACTTCCATTTAAGGCAGTGTTTACAAGCACCAGCCCCTCCAGATTTGTGAGCCAAACACAGGATCGGCAAAGCCACATCCTCCTCCTTGCCGGGAGGGAGGTCGGTCCAGTCCCACCCCGGGTACTACAGCAGTGGCCTGGAAAACCAGCTTCTGGCCAGCCTGTTGCTGTGTGTACTCGTCTGATTTAGACTGACACTTCAAAGAATGCCCTTGGTCAGTCATGACTAGACCTTGGAGAGTTTGCTGTACGTCTGACTGCAGTGTGgccgtgtgtgtgtttgtgtgtgtgtgcgcgcgcgcgtgtgcacGCCTACACACACATGAGTTTACACAAACGTGATCGTGACAGAGCTGGTCTGGTCTGAAAATGGAGTCCACTGCGAGCATAGTCCTACTTAGAGGACACGCAAAAACAGTTAGACCGCTTCTCATATATACGACATAGTTTTTATATCAGTTGAAGAAACGGGCCTGGGTAAGATCCAGTTAGTGATTGCACCTTGTCCCCGAGTTGAGGGGCTGGATTTGAGGTGCCCTAGCTGCCATCACAGGCCACTAGAGGGCGCATAAGAACACAGCTGGGGAGCCGGGCTGGCCCATTCCGAGTGCGTgactcttattttaaaagattttttttacaatttttttaaaatttttatttatttatgatagtcacacagagagagagaggcagagacacaggcagagggagaagcaggctccatgcaccgggagcccgatgtgggattcgatcccgggtctccaggatcgcgccctgggccaaaggcaggcgctaaaccgctgcgccacccagggatcccttattttaaaagattttatttatttatatgagagagaaggatagagcacaagtggggaggagagggagaaacagactccctgccgagcagggagctggacacggggctcaatcccaggacccaggatcatgacccgagccaaaggcagacccccagccaactgagccacccaggcacacccccagtgtgtgacccttgatctcaggttgtaagttcaagccccaggttgggtgtagagattacttgggaaaaagatctttttttttttttaagattttatttatgtatttatttattcatgagagatacagagaaagccagagacacaggcagagggagaaacgggctccacttagagagcctgatgtgggaccctgagccaaaggcagacgctcaaccactgagccacccaggcgtcccccccccaaaaaaatcttgaaaaaacaaataaatacacaactcTGGGTCCTGGCCTGTGCCCGGAGACAGGGTGAGCCACATGCTGGACCTTTGCAGTTCCTGCCACCTCTTGTGTTACAGCCATGGACAACGAGGGCAGGAGCTAGTGGTAGGGCCACAAGCAGCAGCACCCACGGTCAGGCCCCTGCCAGATGGGTCTGCCTGCATCTTCCCTCTGAGAAGTGTGTCAGTTACCACCTGCATCAGCCCCAGGACACTCCCTGCAAGAGCCTGAGAACACCCAGAGCcggtgaggggaggaggggaggagggcagggcctgcCACCTGGTGGGTGGCACCCAGCTGAGGTGTGAGAGCGGCCTGTCAGGCCCACAGCTCCTTTTGTAACTGACCTGGGCACAGTTTGAACATCCTGACTCCTAAGTCTGGCTTCCCAGGATGACTCATGGGCAGGACAGTACTCGGAATTGGTGAAGACTTGAGATGTTTGTGTAAATTGCTGTTGTTACTTTGTAGTTAACATGTGTAAGAAAAGAATGTTTATCTTGTTCTgtttacccttttaaaaaaaaaaaaatgtctacaaatgtcaggcagggagcccagggcacaGAAAATGCTTGATGCCAGAGTGGGCAGTGGGCCTCATTACATGCCATGGAATCCGTACGGGTCCCCTGAGGGAACTTGAGAACATGCTTCATAGGCCAAGAATGCTGCCTCCATCCCCCTAATAAATAAACCTCAGCTCCTACATGGCCGAGGCCTTCATCCCACACCGTCCAGCATGAGTCACTGAGTTTCTGGACCCTGCTGGCCATTCAACGGCCACG
It includes:
- the TXN2 gene encoding thioredoxin, mitochondrial, whose protein sequence is MAQRLLLRRFLASVISRKPPQGRWAPLTCRALPCSPGHLTATPTQARSIYTTRVCTTTFNIQDGPDFQDRVVNSETPVVVDFHAQWCGPCKILGPRLEKVVAKQHGKVVMAKVDIDDHTDLALEYEVSAVPTVLAIKNGDVVDKFVGIKDEDQLEAFLKKLIG